Below is a genomic region from Pseudomonas sp. JQ170C.
GTTTTTTTTTCTCGTGATCAAGGCGCTCCAGTTCGCCCTCGGTCTTTTTTAGTTCCTGCTGCAGGGCCTCCACCTGCTTTTCCAGCTTGCCGATGTCGGTTTCTGTGCTGCGCAGGTCTTTCTGCACACCGGATTTTTCCTGCTGCAAATTGCCGAGCATTTTTTTCAGCTCGGCAATGTCCTGGCGCGTGGCGTCCAGTTGCTGCTGGGTTTGCGCGCGCTCGTCGGCAAACGCCGGGCTGAGCAGGCAAGACAGGGCTAGTACGATCAGGGCGCGAAACATGGAGTGGGCGACACCAGGGATAGAGACTGGCCTAGTATGCCCGCCACACGCCGCAAAAAAAACGCCTCAACACAACTGTGTTGAGGCATTGGTCGGCTACTGCCTCAAAGCTTCAGCGCTTTCTTGCCACTTGAGGCTCGGCGCTGCAGCTCAAGCCTTCAGACGAGAATCGAGGTGCCCGTCATTTCTGCAGGCTTTTCCAGGCCCAGCAGCTTGAGCATGGTCGGCGCCACGTCCGCCAGTACGCCGCCTTCGCGCACCGTGAGGTTGCGCTTGCCGACATAGATGAACGGTACCGGCTCAGTGGTGTGCGCGGTGTGCGCCTGGCCGGTGCATTCGTCTTCCATCTGCTCGACGTTGCCGTGGTCGGCGGTGATCAGCGCTTCGCCGCCCACCTTGTCCAGGGCTTCGACGATGCGGCCGACACACAGGTCCAGGGCTTCGACCGCCTTGACCGCTGCTTCAAACACGCCGCTGTGACCGACCATGTCGCCGTTGGCGTAGTTGACCACGATCACGTCGTAGCGCTGCTGCTCGATGGCTTCGACGATGCGGTCGGTGACTTCCGGCGCGCTCATCTCCGGCTGCAGGTCATAGGTGGCGACCTTCGGCGACGGGATCAGGATGCGCTCTTCGCCTTCAAACGGCTCTTCGCGGCCGCCGGAGAAGAAGAACGTCACGTGGGCGTACTTCTCGGTTTCGGCGATGCGCAGCTGGGTCTTGCCGTTTTTTGCCAGGTATTCGCCGAGCACGTTGTTCAGGCTGCCCGGGGCGAACGCGGCCGGGGCCGGGATCTTCGCCGAGTACTGGGTCAGGCCGATGTAGGCGGCCAGCTTGGGCAGGCGTGCGCGCGGGAATTCATTGAAGTCGGCTTCGACGAACACGCGCGACAGCTCGCGGGCACGGTCCGCGCGGAAGTTCATGAAGATCACCGCGTCGCCGTCTTCGACCTTGACGGCTTCGCCGATGCGCGTGGCCTTGACGAATTCGTCGCTCTCGCCACGGGTGTAGGCAGCTTCCAGGCCGGCAACAGCGGAGTCGGCGGTGTATTCGGCAGCGCTGTCGACGATCAGATTGTAGGCGGTGGAGACACGGTCCCAGCGGTTGTCGCGGTCCATGGCGTAGTAACGGCCGATGAGGCTGGCGATGCGGCCCTTGCCCAGCTTGGCGAAGGTAGCGTCGAGCAGCTCGATCGAGGATTGCGCGCTTTTTGGCGGGGTGTCTCGACCGTCCAGGAAGGCGTGCAGGTAGATCTTCTCGGCGCCACGCTGTGCGGCCAGTTCGGCCATGGCGATCAGGTGATCCTGGTGGCTATGCACGCCGCCGTCGGAGAGCAGACCGAGGATGTGCACTGCCTTGCCGGCGCCCACGGCCTTGTCGACCGCGCCGCAGAGCACGGCGTTCTCGAAGAACTCGCCGTCCTTGATGGCCTTGGTCACCCGGGTGAAGTCCTGGTACACCACGCGGCCGGCGCCGAGGTTCATGTGGCCGACTTCGGAGTTGCCCATTTGCCCGTCAGGCAGGCCGACGTCCATGCCGGAGCCGGAGATCAAGCCGTGCGGCTGGGTGGCGCGCAGGCGATCGTAGACTGGCGTGTTGGCCGAATAGATGGCGTTGTAGTCAGGGCTTTCGCTGTGACCGAAACCATCCAGGATGATCAGGACCAAGGGTTTTGGCGTGCTCGTCATCAATCCCACTCACGGTTGTTCAGATGATAAAGACACGCATTTTAGGGCAAATTGGTCATGAATGACGAATTAACCTTGTTTGGCGCCGGGCATTGGCCGACGGACTGTAGCCGCTTGGCAGGATTTACTGCCAACGAGCCGGTCGGGCGGGCTTTGGCCGACCTTGGGTGCTGTGTATACTGGCCAACATTTTTAATGGCCTGGAACACCTTCCGATGGTTGCTCACCTGATTGAATTCGCAACAAAACACTATTTGCTGGTCGGTATTTTCATCGTTCTGTTGGTGCTGCTGATTATCCACGAAGCGCGCAAGGGCGGCCGCAGCCTGAGCACTGGCGAGCTGACCGCACTGGTCAACGCCGACAAAGGCCTGGTGATCGACATCCGTTCGACCAAGGACTACTCGGCTGGCCACATCGTGGGTGCCCTGAACATCCCGCAGGACAAATTCGCCGCCCGCATGGGCGAGCTGGAAAAGCACAAGGCCAAGACCCTGATCGTGGTCGATTCCATGGGCCAGCACGCCGGCACCACTGCCCGTGAACTGCTCAAGGCCGGCTTCACCGCTGCCAAGCTGTCGGGTGGCGTGTCGAGCTGGAAGGCCGACAACCTGCCGTTGGTGAAGTGATATGAGCGCCGTCATCGTCTACTCCAGCGATTACTGCCCCTACTGCTCGCGGGCCAAATACCTGCTCGAGAGCAAAGGCGTGGATTTCAAAGAGATCAAGGTCGATGGCAAGCCGCAGGTGCGTGCCGAGATGAGCCAGAAGGCCGGCCGCACTTCGGTGCCGCAGATCTGGATCGGCAGTACCCACGTCGGCGGTTGCGACGACCTGTATGCCCTTGAGCGCGCCGGCAAGCTCGACGCGCTGCTCAAGGCTTGAACCAGAACCCCTATAAAGACCCTGGAAAGAAGGATCTGTCATGACTGATCAACAGAACAACGACGCCGCCGCAGCTGAAGACAACTCCCCACAGTTCTCCATGCAGCGCATCTATGTGCGCGACCTGTCGTTCGAGGCGCCGAAAAGCCCGGCCATCTTCCGTCAGCAGTGGGAGCCGAGCGTCGCGCTGGACCTGAACACCAAACAGAAAGGCCTGGAAGGTGACTTCCACGAAGTCGTGCTGACTCTGTCGGTGACCGTGAAGAACGGCGACGAAGTGGCCTTCATCGCTGAAGTGCAGCAAGCCGGTATCTTCCTGATCAAGAACCTGGACGCGGCTTCCATGAGCCACACCCTGGGTGCCTTCTGCCCGAACATCCTGTTCCCGTACGCGCGCGAAACCCTGGACAGCCTGGTAACCCGCGGCTCGTTCCCGGCCCTGATGCTGTCGCCGGTCAACTTCGATGCCCTGTACGCCCAGGAAATGCAACGCATGCAGGAAGCAGGCGAAGCGCCTTCGCTGCAGTAAGTTTTGCGATGCATTGAAAAAGCGCCCTGATGGGCGCTTTTTTTATCGCAGCTGTAGCAGCGGGCTTGCCCCGCGATCAGGCAAATCCCTGCTGACGCCAGGCCTCATACACCGTCACCGCCACCGTATTGGACAGGTTCAAGCTACGGCAGCCTTCCTTCATCGGCAGGCGCAGGCGCTGTTCGGCGGGCAGGCTGTCGAGCACGTCGGCAGGCAGCCCACGGCTTTCCGGGCCGAACAAAAAGGCATCGCCAGGCTGGAACGCCACTTCGTGGTAAGGGTGCGAAGCCTTGGTGGTGAAGGCGAACAGGCGCGGCTGGCCGAGGCTTTCCAGGCAGCTGGCAAGGTCGGCGTGACGCTTGAGCGGGGCATACTCGTGGTAGTCCAGCCCGGCACGACGCAGGCGTTTGTCGTCCAGCTCGAAGCCGATGGGCTCGATCAGGTGCAGGTGACAGCCGCTGTTGGCGCACAGCCTGATAATGTTGCCGGTATTCGGCGGAATCTCTGGTTGAAAGAGGATGACGTGAAACATGCACGGCTCCGAACATAAAGATGACGGGCATTCTACTCCTGAACCGGACCCGCGTTCGCAGCTCTGGCCGCGTGTGCTGTTTTCGCTGGCCATTGTGGGCATGCTGGTGGGGTTGATGATCGGTCGCCTGACCGCGCCTGAGCCCAGGGTGCTGGAGCAGCTTCAGGTAGTCGAGGGCGGGTTGGACCTGTGGTTCAACGAAGAGCCCAAGCTGCACGGCGAAGAAGTCGAAGGCACCCTGGCGCTGCTGTTCGATGCCCAGGGCAAGGCGGCGCGAGGCCAGCTGCAGCTGCAGGGCAAGCCTGTCAGCTGGCGGGTTCAGAAGAGTGACGGCGGGTTGCTGGTGACCCTGGTGGCGGCCCGTCCCCTGCACGGCGACTGGGCCGGTGCAGAGGACGATGGGCGCTGGCGGGTACAAGTGCGACTGCGCGAATAAAAGAGGGGAATCCCCGGCCTGCCTGTACCAAGGTCCCCAAAACTGGAGTACTCATACTAATGCAGGGTGTGTGCCAGTTTTGTTGCAGTGCGCAAAATGGCGGGTTTGGCGGGGTTTGGCAGTCGCGGGCAGGGGATTAGTGCCTTGGGGCGGTGCATGGGGCACAGGTTCGGTGCAGTTTCGCGGGGCAAGCTCGCTCCTGTAGGAGCGGGCTTGCCCCGCGACCGCGTCAACCCTCGTCGTCGCCATCCTCGTCACTGCCATCGACCTTCATCCCCAACTCCTTGATCTTGCGCGTCAGGGTGTTGCGTCCCCAGCCCAGCAGCACGGCGGCATCGCGTCGGCGGCCGGCGGTGTGCTTGAGGGCGGTCTCGATCATGATCCGCTCAAAGCTCGGCACCGCGCTGTCGAGCAGGTTCGACTGACCCCGCGACAGCGCCTGGTCAGCCCACTGGCGCAGCGCTTGCTCCCAGTTGGTGACCGGGGCGGCGTCCTGAGGCAGGTTCAGAAGCTCCGGCGGCAGGTCGCCGACGTGCACTTCCCGGCCTGAAGCCATCACGGTGATCCAGCGGCAGGTGTTTTCCAGCTGGCGTACGTTGCCGGGCCAGGGCAGGTTGCGCATGTACTCTTCGGTCTCGGCCTTGAGCAGCTTGGGCTCTACCGCCAGCTCCTGGGCCGCACGGCCGAGGAAGTGCCGGGCCAGGGTCGGGATGTCTTCGCGACGGTCGGCCAGGCGTGGAATATGGATGCGGATCACGTTCAGGCGGTGGAACAGGTCTTCACGAAACTTGCCGGCCTGCACCAGGGTTTCCAGGTTCTGGTGAGTCGCGGCGATGATGCGGACATCGACTTTTACCGGCACATGACCGCCCACCCGATAGAACTCGCCATCGGCCAGTACCCGCAGCAGGCGTGTCTGGGTGTCGGCGGGCATGTCGCCAATCTCGTCGAGGAACAGCGTACCGCCATCGGCCTGCTCGAAGCGGCCGCGCCGCAGATTGGCCGCGCCGGTGAACGCGCCTTTTTCGTGACCGAACAGCTCGGACTCCATCAGGTCCTTGGGAATGGCCGCCATGTTCAGCGCAATGAAGGGCGAGGCTGCGCGTGGGCTATGGCGGTGCAGGGCGTGGGCGACGAGCTCTTTGCCGGTACCCGATTCGCCATTGATCAACACGGTGATGTTGGAGTGGCTCAGGCGACCGATCGCGCGGAACACCTCCTGCATCGCCGGCGCTTCACCGATGATTTCCGGGGTGCGGGTCAAGGCCGGAGCTACATCGAGGCCTTGCTGTTCCTGGGCGTGCTGGTTGGCGCGCTTGACCAGCGATACCGCTTCATCGACGTCGAATGGCTTGGGCAGGTACTCGAATGCGCCGCCCTGGTAGGAGGCCACTGCGCTGTCGAGGTCCGAATGAGCGGTCATGATGATCACCGGCAGACGCGGGTGCTGCTCGCGGATCTGCGCCAGCAGGTCCAGGCCGCTGGCCCCGGGCATGCGGATGTCGGAGATGATCACGTCCGGCTGCTGGCGTGCCAGGCGGCTCATGACGCCGTCGGCGCTGTCGAAGCTCTGGGTGGTCATGCCTTCCTGTTGCAGGGCTTTTTCCAGGACCCAGCGGATGGAGCGGTCATCGTCGACGATCCAGACGGTTTCACTACGGCTCATGAGGCGGAGGCTCCTTGTTCCAGCGGCAGGAAGATCGAGAAGGTGGTGTGGCCAGGATGGCTGTCACACTCGATCAGGCCCTGGTGCTGGCTGATGATGTTCTGGGTGATGGCCAGGCCCAGCCCGGTACCGTCCGGACGGCCGCTGACCATGGGGTAGAAGATGGTTTCCTGCAGCTCGGCGGGGATGCCCGGGCCGTTGTCGATGATTTCGACCTTGGCCACCAGGCGATGGCGGGTGTGGCCGATGGTGAACTGGCGCATTGCGCGGGTACGCAGGCTGATACGCCCCAGGCGCAGCTCATTCTGGCCGCTGACCGCCTGCATGGCATTGCGCACGATATTGAGCACCGCCTGGATCATCTGTTCGCGGTCGATCAGCACGTCCGGCAGGCTTGGGTCGTAGTCGCGCGCCAGGGTAATACCGCCCTGGCTCTCGGCCTCTACCAGGCTGCAGACCCGCTCGAGCACTTCGTGGATGTTGGTCATCGCCAGCGACGGCAGCTTGTTCGAGCCCAGCATGCGATCGACCAGGTTACGCAGGCGGTCGGCCTCCTCGATGATCACGTTGGTGTAATCCTTCAGGCCTTCCTCAGGCAGTTCCCGGGACAGCAACTGCGCCGCGCCGCGAATGCCGCCCAGCGGGTTCTTGATTTCATGCGCCAGGCCGCGCACCAGCATCTTGGTGGTTTCCTGCTTGGACAGCTGGGCTTCTTCCTTGGTGATGCGCAGCAAGCGATCACGGGGGTGGACCTCCAGCAACAGCAGGGTCTGGCCTTTGCTCAGGATGGGCGTTACCGCGTAGTCGACGGTCTGGGTCTGGCCGGTCAGGGACGTCAGTTGGGCTTCGCGCTTGGTGAAGGGGTGCGCGTGTTCCACCGCCTGGCGCAAGGAGTTGAGGGCCTCAGGGGATTCGGTAAACAACTCGCTGATGAATTGCCCATGGCTGCGCTGGCCGCTGATGGCCAGGAGCATTTCCGCTGCCGGGTTCATGTACTCAAGACGCAGATCGGCATTGAGCAGGATGGTGGCAGTGGTCAGGTTGTCCAGTAGCAGTCGGTGCAGGGCATCGCTGATGGTCATGGGGCGTCGGTGACCTCTTTTGGTGATCTGCGGTGACAAAGGAAAATGCAAAAATTAAACCAAAGCTCCGAAAAGAAGCGTAATCCCCTGAAATGGGGCCATCGCTGCGCAGGAAATCCCTGATTTAACTGTTGTTGGCAGAAAATTGAACCAAATTGGGCTGTTTCCGGGTTTGGGACATTCGCTTATGCACCACTATAGAGCACTGTGGTTTTCGCGGGGCAAGCTGCCCATGTAGGTGCGGGCTCGCCCCGCGACGGGTTTGCAAGGCAAAAAAAAGGCCTCCCAATGGGAGGCCTCTTCACGTCACGTCACTGAATCAGCAGCTGTAGTACAGCTCGTATTCCAGTGGGTGTACGAAGGTACGGACCTTGATTTCTTCTTCGCTCTTCAGCTCGATGAAGGCATCGATGAAGTCGTCGGAGAACACGCCGCCCTTGGTCAGGAACGCACGGCCCTTGTCCAGCTCTTCCAGGGCTTCTTTCAGGCTACCGCAAACCTGTGGGATGTCCTTGGCCTCTTCAGGCGGCAGGTCGTACAGGTTCTTGTCGGCGGCATCGCCTGGGTGGATCTTGTTCTGGATACCGTCCAGGCCGGCCATCAGCAGCGCAGCGAAGGCCAGGTACGGGTTGGCCGATGGGTCCGGGAAGCGCGCTTCGATACGGCGGGCTTTCGGGCTGGAAACGTACGGGATACGGATCGAAGCGGAACGGTTGCGAGCCGAGTAGGCCAGCATGACCGGAGCCTCGAAGCCTGGAACCAGACGCTTGTAGGAGTTGGTCGAAGGGTTGGTGAAACCGTTCAGAGCCTTACCGTGCTTGATGATGCCGCCGATGAAGTACAGGGCGGTATCGGACAGGCCGGCATAGCCTTCGCCTGCGAAGGTGTTCTTGCCTTCTTTCCAGATGGACATGTGAACGTGCATGCCCGAGCCGTTGTCGCCGTACAGCGGCTTCGGCATGAAGGTGGCGGTGCGGCCGTAGGCATCGGCAACGTTGTGCACGACGTATTTCAGGGCCTGTACTTCGTCAGCCTTCTTCACCAGGGTGTTGAACTTGACGCCGATTTCGTTCTGGCCGGCAGTCGCCACTTCGTGGTGGTGAACTTCGACGGTCTGACCCATTTCTTCCAGTGCGTTGCACATGGCAGTACGGATTTCGTGGTCGTGGTCGAACGGCGGAACCGGGAAGTAGCCACCTTTCACGCCTGGACGGTGGCCTTTGTTGCCGCCTTCGACGTCCTGGTCGGACATCCACGAGCCTTGCTCGGAGAAGATCTTGAACATCGAGCCGGAGATGTCGGACTTGAACTTCACTTCGTCGAAGATGAAGAACTCAGGCTCTGGACCGGCGAATACGGTGTCACCGATGCCGGTGCTCTTGAGGTATTCCTCGGCGCGCTTGGCGATCGCGCGCGGGTCACGGTCGTAACCCTGCATGCTCGAAGGATCGACGATGTCACAGGTCAGGATCAGGGTCGGCTCTTCGGTGAACGGGTCCAGCACGGCGGTGTCGTCGACCGGCATCAGGATCATGTCCGAAGCCTCGATGCCTTTCCAGCCAGCGATGGAGGAACCGTCGAACATCTTGCCGACTTCGAAGAAGTCTTCGTCCAGCGCATCACGGGCCGGCATGGTCACGTGGTGCTGTACGCCCTTGGTGTCAGTGAAGCGCAGATCAATCCATTTAACGTCATGATCTTTGATGAGTTGAACCGACTTCGACATAGTGTCCTCCGGGGTGGGGTAGAGCTTGCCTGTGCAGCCCTTGAATTTGGGTGATGCCGGGCGCGAATAGTCGGCCAAGGCAACCTGCCTCACAAGGGAGCAAATTGCATGCCAGTGCCCCGGTTTGGAATTTTTGCCCCATTCTTACGCGTTTCAGGGGTGATGAGCCGAAATGTCAGGCAATTCATGCACCCTTAGGGGGCGCAAACGAGGTCGAAAGCACCATATTGGTGCATCGTAAACCTTCTGTAGATTAATTGGTTAAACCTTGAGCAATTTCCGCTATAATCCGCGCCCCACTTTTTTAGTCGGCATCGCGCGCGCTGTTTTCAATGAAACTAATCGTAAAAGTCTTCCCAGAGATCACCATCAAGAGCCGCCCGGTTCGCAAGCGCTTCATCCGTCAACTGGGCCGCAACATCCGTACCGTGCTCAAGGACCTCGATCCTGCGCTCGCGGTTGACGGTGTCTGGGACAACCTCGAGGTGGTCACCCGCATCGAGGACGAGAAAGTCCTGCGCGAGATGATCGAGCGTCTGACCTGCATGCCGGGCATCGCCCACTTCCTGCAAGTCGACGAGTACCCGCTGGGCGACTTCGACGATATCGTCGCCAAGTGCAAGACCCACTTCGGTCACCTGCTGCCCGGCAAGCGCTTCGCGGTGCGATGCAAGCGCGGCGGTCACCACGACTTCACCTCGATGGACGTCGACCGTTATGTCGGCAGCCAACTGCGTCAGCAGTGCGGCGCCGCCGGTATCGACCTGCGCACCCCCGAGGTCGAGGTGCGTATCGAGGTCCGTGACAAGCTGCTGTATGTGATCCACAACCAGCACAAGGGCATCGGCGGCTACCCGCTGGGCACGCTGGAGCAGACGCTGGTACTGATGTCCGGTGGTTTCGACTCCACCGTGGCGGCCTACCAGATGATGCGTCGCGGCCTGATGACCCACTTCTGCTTCTTCAATCTGGGCGGCCGTGCCCACGAGCTGGGGGTGATGGAAGTCGCCCACTTCCTGTGGAAGAAATACGGCAGCAGCCAGCGCGTGCTGTTCGTCAGCGTGCCCTTCGAGGAAGTCGTTGGCGAGATTCTCGGCAAGGTCGACAACAGCTACATGGGCGTGACCCTCAAGCGCATGATGCTGCGCGCGGCGACCAACATCGCCGACCGCCTGGAGATCGACGCCCTGGTGACCGGCGAGGCGATCTCCCAGGTGTCCAGCCAGACCCTGCCGAACCTGGCAGTGATCGACTCGGCCACCGAGAAACTGGTGCTGCGCCCGCTGCTGGCCAGCCACAAGCAGGACATCATCGACCAGGCCAACGAGATCGGCACCGCCGAGTTCGCCAAGCACATGCCTGAGTACTGCGGCGTGATTTCGGTGAACCCGACCACGTGCGCCAAGCGTCATCGCCTTGAACATGAAGAAAAGCAGTTCGACATGGCTGTGCTCGAGCGCGCCCTGGAGCGTGCTCGCCTGGTGTCCATCGACAATGTGATCGATGAACTTGGCCAGGATATCCAGATCGAAGAAGTCAGCCAGGCGCTGGCCGGGCAAGTGGTGATCGACATTCGCCACCCCGACGCCCAGGAAGACCAGCCCCTGGAACTGGACGGCATCGAGGTCAAGGCCTTGCCGTTCTACGCCCTGAACAGTCGCTTCAAGGAGCTGGACGCTACGCGCCAGTACCTGCTGTATTGCGACAAGGGTGTGATGAGTCGCCTGCATGCCCATCATTTGCTCAGTGAGGGACATGCCAATGTGCGCGTTTATCGTCCGACATAAAACGCCGGGGCTATATGGCGGGAGCATCCGCCATCGCCCTCCCGACCTGCGGGCCCGTTGAGCGCTATTCATTCATATTGGCCGCCTAGACTGGGCGGCAACCCGAATCCTCTGATCGAGATACACACGTGATCGAAAATCTGCGTAACATCGCCATCATCGCCCACGTTGACCATGGTAAAACCACTCTGGTCGACAAACTCCTGCGTCAGTCCGGCACTCTGGAGCGTAACGAGCTCAACGACGAGCGCGTCATGGACTCCAACGACCAGGAAAAAGAGCGCGGTATTACCATTCTGGCGAAAAACACCGCCATCAACTGGAACGGCTACCACATCAACATCGTCGACACCCCCGGCCACGCCGACTTCGGTGGCGAGGTTGAGCGTGTAATGTCGATGGTCGACTCCGTACTGCTGCTGGTCGACGCCCAGGACGGCCCGATGCCGCAAACCCGTTTCGTGACCAAGAAGGCCTTTGAAGCCGGCCTGCGTCCGATCGTGGTCATCAACAAGGTCGACCGTCCAGGCGCGCGTCCTGACTGGGTTCTGGACCAGATCTTCGATCTGTTCGACAACCTGGGTGCCACCGAAGAACAGCTGGACTTCAAAGTCGTCTACGCCTCGGCCCTGAACGGCATTGCCGGTCTGGACCACACCGAAATGGCCGAAGACATGACCCCGCTGTACCAGTCGATCATCGACAACGTACCGGCGCCGGCTGTTGACCGTGACGGTCCGTTCCAGATGCAAATCTCGGCTCTGGACTACAACAGCTTCCTGGGTGTTATCGGCGTTGGCCGTATCGCTCGTGGTCGCGTCAAGCCGAACACGCCTGTCGTGGCTATCGACGTCGACGGCAAGAAGCGCAACGGCCGTATCCTGAAGCTGATGGGTCACCACGGTCTGCACCGCGTTGACGTTGAAGAAGCTCAGGCTGGCGACATCGTCTGCATCAGCGGTTTCGACGAGCTGTTCATCTCCGACACCCTGTGCAGCCCTGACGCGGTCGAAGCGATGAAGCCGCTGACCGTTGACGAGCCAACCGTTTCGATGACCTTCCAGGTCAACGACTCGCCGTTCTGCGGTAAAGAAGGCAAGTTCGTCACCAGCCGCAACATCAAAGAGCGTCTGGACAAAGAGCTGCTGTACAACGTTGCACTGCGCGTTGAAGAAGGCGACTCGGCTGACAAGTTCAAGGTTTCCGGCCGTGGTGAGCTGCACCTGTCGGTTCTGATCGAAACCATGCGTCGTGAAGGC
It encodes:
- the gpmI gene encoding 2,3-bisphosphoglycerate-independent phosphoglycerate mutase, which translates into the protein MTSTPKPLVLIILDGFGHSESPDYNAIYSANTPVYDRLRATQPHGLISGSGMDVGLPDGQMGNSEVGHMNLGAGRVVYQDFTRVTKAIKDGEFFENAVLCGAVDKAVGAGKAVHILGLLSDGGVHSHQDHLIAMAELAAQRGAEKIYLHAFLDGRDTPPKSAQSSIELLDATFAKLGKGRIASLIGRYYAMDRDNRWDRVSTAYNLIVDSAAEYTADSAVAGLEAAYTRGESDEFVKATRIGEAVKVEDGDAVIFMNFRADRARELSRVFVEADFNEFPRARLPKLAAYIGLTQYSAKIPAPAAFAPGSLNNVLGEYLAKNGKTQLRIAETEKYAHVTFFFSGGREEPFEGEERILIPSPKVATYDLQPEMSAPEVTDRIVEAIEQQRYDVIVVNYANGDMVGHSGVFEAAVKAVEALDLCVGRIVEALDKVGGEALITADHGNVEQMEDECTGQAHTAHTTEPVPFIYVGKRNLTVREGGVLADVAPTMLKLLGLEKPAEMTGTSILV
- a CDS encoding rhodanese-like domain-containing protein; this translates as MVAHLIEFATKHYLLVGIFIVLLVLLIIHEARKGGRSLSTGELTALVNADKGLVIDIRSTKDYSAGHIVGALNIPQDKFAARMGELEKHKAKTLIVVDSMGQHAGTTARELLKAGFTAAKLSGGVSSWKADNLPLVK
- the grxC gene encoding glutaredoxin 3, which codes for MSAVIVYSSDYCPYCSRAKYLLESKGVDFKEIKVDGKPQVRAEMSQKAGRTSVPQIWIGSTHVGGCDDLYALERAGKLDALLKA
- the secB gene encoding protein-export chaperone SecB, coding for MTDQQNNDAAAAEDNSPQFSMQRIYVRDLSFEAPKSPAIFRQQWEPSVALDLNTKQKGLEGDFHEVVLTLSVTVKNGDEVAFIAEVQQAGIFLIKNLDAASMSHTLGAFCPNILFPYARETLDSLVTRGSFPALMLSPVNFDALYAQEMQRMQEAGEAPSLQ
- the trmL gene encoding tRNA (uridine(34)/cytosine(34)/5-carboxymethylaminomethyluridine(34)-2'-O)-methyltransferase TrmL; the protein is MFHVILFQPEIPPNTGNIIRLCANSGCHLHLIEPIGFELDDKRLRRAGLDYHEYAPLKRHADLASCLESLGQPRLFAFTTKASHPYHEVAFQPGDAFLFGPESRGLPADVLDSLPAEQRLRLPMKEGCRSLNLSNTVAVTVYEAWRQQGFA
- the ntrC gene encoding nitrogen regulation protein NR(I), producing the protein MSRSETVWIVDDDRSIRWVLEKALQQEGMTTQSFDSADGVMSRLARQQPDVIISDIRMPGASGLDLLAQIREQHPRLPVIIMTAHSDLDSAVASYQGGAFEYLPKPFDVDEAVSLVKRANQHAQEQQGLDVAPALTRTPEIIGEAPAMQEVFRAIGRLSHSNITVLINGESGTGKELVAHALHRHSPRAASPFIALNMAAIPKDLMESELFGHEKGAFTGAANLRRGRFEQADGGTLFLDEIGDMPADTQTRLLRVLADGEFYRVGGHVPVKVDVRIIAATHQNLETLVQAGKFREDLFHRLNVIRIHIPRLADRREDIPTLARHFLGRAAQELAVEPKLLKAETEEYMRNLPWPGNVRQLENTCRWITVMASGREVHVGDLPPELLNLPQDAAPVTNWEQALRQWADQALSRGQSNLLDSAVPSFERIMIETALKHTAGRRRDAAVLLGWGRNTLTRKIKELGMKVDGSDEDGDDEG
- the glnL gene encoding nitrogen regulation protein NR(II) — its product is MTISDALHRLLLDNLTTATILLNADLRLEYMNPAAEMLLAISGQRSHGQFISELFTESPEALNSLRQAVEHAHPFTKREAQLTSLTGQTQTVDYAVTPILSKGQTLLLLEVHPRDRLLRITKEEAQLSKQETTKMLVRGLAHEIKNPLGGIRGAAQLLSRELPEEGLKDYTNVIIEEADRLRNLVDRMLGSNKLPSLAMTNIHEVLERVCSLVEAESQGGITLARDYDPSLPDVLIDREQMIQAVLNIVRNAMQAVSGQNELRLGRISLRTRAMRQFTIGHTRHRLVAKVEIIDNGPGIPAELQETIFYPMVSGRPDGTGLGLAITQNIISQHQGLIECDSHPGHTTFSIFLPLEQGASAS
- the glnA gene encoding type I glutamate--ammonia ligase, which codes for MSKSVQLIKDHDVKWIDLRFTDTKGVQHHVTMPARDALDEDFFEVGKMFDGSSIAGWKGIEASDMILMPVDDTAVLDPFTEEPTLILTCDIVDPSSMQGYDRDPRAIAKRAEEYLKSTGIGDTVFAGPEPEFFIFDEVKFKSDISGSMFKIFSEQGSWMSDQDVEGGNKGHRPGVKGGYFPVPPFDHDHEIRTAMCNALEEMGQTVEVHHHEVATAGQNEIGVKFNTLVKKADEVQALKYVVHNVADAYGRTATFMPKPLYGDNGSGMHVHMSIWKEGKNTFAGEGYAGLSDTALYFIGGIIKHGKALNGFTNPSTNSYKRLVPGFEAPVMLAYSARNRSASIRIPYVSSPKARRIEARFPDPSANPYLAFAALLMAGLDGIQNKIHPGDAADKNLYDLPPEEAKDIPQVCGSLKEALEELDKGRAFLTKGGVFSDDFIDAFIELKSEEEIKVRTFVHPLEYELYYSC
- the thiI gene encoding tRNA uracil 4-sulfurtransferase ThiI, producing the protein MKLIVKVFPEITIKSRPVRKRFIRQLGRNIRTVLKDLDPALAVDGVWDNLEVVTRIEDEKVLREMIERLTCMPGIAHFLQVDEYPLGDFDDIVAKCKTHFGHLLPGKRFAVRCKRGGHHDFTSMDVDRYVGSQLRQQCGAAGIDLRTPEVEVRIEVRDKLLYVIHNQHKGIGGYPLGTLEQTLVLMSGGFDSTVAAYQMMRRGLMTHFCFFNLGGRAHELGVMEVAHFLWKKYGSSQRVLFVSVPFEEVVGEILGKVDNSYMGVTLKRMMLRAATNIADRLEIDALVTGEAISQVSSQTLPNLAVIDSATEKLVLRPLLASHKQDIIDQANEIGTAEFAKHMPEYCGVISVNPTTCAKRHRLEHEEKQFDMAVLERALERARLVSIDNVIDELGQDIQIEEVSQALAGQVVIDIRHPDAQEDQPLELDGIEVKALPFYALNSRFKELDATRQYLLYCDKGVMSRLHAHHLLSEGHANVRVYRPT